The window GCAGTTAGACAAGACTTTGCTTTGCACTTACTCTGTTTGTGTCCACCTTGATTACTAGAAAAAAAAACTGCAAGCAAAAGGATTTAATTGTGGGAATTTCTCTAACACAGAACAGCAGAAACTACGCTGAATAAATCTAATTTACGTAAATCATATCATATCAGAACTTTTTCACCCATAGCATAGGCATATCAGATAGTATCTTATATCTGCACACCACATACGCTTGGCATGGATTACAATTCAACACATTCATTATCAACATGAATTGATACACAAAATGGTGAAGATACCTGGAGAAGCCATCAGCATGGGTAAAGTCAAAGTCATAGGCATATGTAGCAAAAGAATCACAGCAGATAATATGTTGCACATTTTCATATTGAGGATCAGGGAAGAAATGGCCATACTGCAAAAAGATGGATACATTGAAAATTAAACAGTACAATATAGTTAAGGGTCAAATCCTTATCTGTCACTGCAAAGTTTTGTAACTGTTATGCCACTCATTGcatcaatgacatgtgggtccagacCTAACAGGTCAGTGGCACCCAACGTGGGTTACAAAACTTTGCAGTGACACACATGGGATTTAATCCTACAGATAACGTGAagacaggtagcttgaatgcttACAGAGTGGCCAGGCTCAAAATCAGGCGATGTTCTCAGCCTGAGAACACAACCAAATGCATAGGGTCGACTCAACAGGCGATATCTGTTTGGAAGAAAAGGCAAGGCAATGAGGAAAAGACCATTCACATCTTATCGAGTTATCAGGAACCTAGGCAGTGGAATTTCAAAAATAAAATACAGAGGATAATCATAGGATCAAGCTCACATGTCCTGGGGAAGTGTTGAATCATCCGCATTTGCATAGAGAAATAATGAGCCACCACTTTCGATACTTAAGAACTTCAACGAAGCCAAATCGGTGTATTCATCAGTTACAGCAAATATGTCTACACATACTCCTGCTTGAACAGCAACAGCTGCCTGTTTCAAAATTTCACTGAGCTCACTAAAGGATAGACACGGTCAAGCAAATGTAACTATTTTTCTCTAGAAAATCAACAGAAGCTTACTAGATCTCTATAGAAAGGTATCTGCTCAGGGAGCAACGCGAGGTCAGCATCTTCCCCTTTGCTAGCATATTGCTCACCATATCTCCTAGTGTCTAGTTGACCATCTCCATAATCAGGAGCACCAGAAAGAAAAGCAAATACCCTAGCTGTTCTTGAATTAAGAAGAAACAGTTGGTACTTAGGCACACAAACAGCAAGTACAAAAACTCTTTGCAAAATACAAATATCTTTACAAACATAATTGCCTACCTGACAAGAAGCATTTTAAAAATTGCAGAAATGGAAGTGCTAACTTACCCAAAGCAAAAGTAGAACCATACTCTGAACTCAAGTAGTCAATTAGAGAAGACATGGCTGTTCCAAAACCCCGCCCGCCAAGCAAAACCGTATCTGCTTCCTGCCCAGAAGCAGCGCCTCTCTCCCATGAAGATGTAGGCCGCAGTGTGTCCAGGGCAGCGGCAATTTGGTCCTTGCATGTATCAACCTGCTCATAGGTTCACTTACAGTTAAAGTCTATCCTGAGACTGACTAAACCAATCTGTAACACTCCATATAGTTCTGTAACATACAAGGGCCAAAAAGGAAAGTAGGGGCATGGCATCTTCAAGGGCGACAGCCAGCCCATCTTCTTCTGAGTCTGGAGGGATGAAAACATTTTTCACAACAGGGACTGGACCTTGTACATCATACAACCCAATCTTGTGGCTGAATGTCATAAGCCCAAACAGGGAGCCTGGAATCAGAGCTGTTGCACAGAGAAAACCCAATTGAGAAAAAAGGGGAAACTTGACTCACTAACGATACAGCGTTGTTTGAGCAACCAAAAATCAGCAAATTACGCATGTTAACCTTCTAGCGCTGCCAGAAGCGCACTCTTGATGAGTTCCAGGAACTCTTCAGAACCTGAagacattgaaacagagcaataatcAATGCTTATGATAATCATATAAAGCATAGCACAACCATGACAGACTATTTGAGGATCCAACTGAAATTTGATCGCGGAACATGAAGACTAGTAAACGCAAATTCGATCCAACTGAAATTGAGCTATACGCGTTCACTCTAATTATTCTAGGTTATATGGTTCTCTTCTAGGTGACTTACTTGGGTAACGCCATACGAGATGAAACTCGCTGGTAAAATTAACTTCCAGCAATACAGAATTTCATGATCGCGAGGCATTAAGCAGCATAATTTGACTTACAAGCGAGATCCACCGCCGCCACATAGACAGGCCGTGCCAGCACACCGTCACCTGCACCATCCGCCACATCCACTGCACAAACACAATACATGGGGTCACACTTGTACATTGAAGGCCATGAGAAACCAACTCAAAATCACAAAGCTCCAGAAGGCACAGTCGCTCGCGCGCAAACAGAAAGGGAGGCAGGCGCAACTACCTGGCATCTCGAAGTCGATGAAGGAGGCGTTGAGCTCGGGGCAGGCTTCCGGGCGCTGGAAGCGGTGGAGGGCGTCGTCGTCGAAGCCGTTGAGGGTGCTGCAGAGCGCGCAGGCCCAGCCCCAGCGCTCCACGTCGCAGTAGGTGTTGAAGTAGGCCCAGCAGCGCTCGCAGCGCGGGAGGCGGTCGCCgcggccggcggtggcgggcggcTGGCCGGTCTCGTCGGCGGCGGTGAAGGGCGTCACGGAGATGCCCCACTGGATGCCGCACTCGTCCAGCGCCCCCTGCGTCACGGGGAAGCGGGAGACCGTCGCGCGCACCGCCATGGCGACGGGGTCGCGGGCTCCGGCCGGGATCGGCGAGGTGGGGCGGAAGGGGCGAGGGGGCGCGACTCGCGGCCGCCACGATCTGACACACTGGCCCTGAGACTCGGACTGACGCCGCACGCGGTAATCGACGCATTTTTGCGTTTCGCGATGTGTACAGGTTTATCTAAGCCGCACGTTGATGATCTTACGGTCCTGCTGGGTTTAAAATACGTCACCGGTCCTCGTTTCGGACGGAAGTCGTTTACGAAATGGAAAGCAGTATACACTGAGAAGTATTTGACGGATCTAGGTTTTCTTCATTTGTGCCTTTTTTTTAcatggtaatacgtgtctcatttATATAGAATAAAGATCAAGTTACAAGGCACGTAAGCACCGACCATACATGACTGAATGAAAAGataaaaaaattctatgcaaaATACCAGCGTCTgtcccttttcttttttttgcggaGGAAAGCATTTCATTACTTAATTGATAATGTTTTTACAGTCATTCACAATGATAATGCTAATCTCCGGAGGAACATTTGCTAACCAACATGCCGTTCGTTCTTGTGCTCGTCCAATGGATGCCATAGCATGCGCAACCATGTTCTGCGTCCGACTAATCTTCTTGATTTGAGCTTGCCTCTCCTTCAGTAGGTCTGAGATTTCAGCCACTTGGTACATGTTTCTCGATCGATCTGGTGGGCGAGCATTGATCAGAGACAAAATTTCAGCACAGTCCGTCTCCACTAGTAGCGGCTTCTGGGACCAATGCAACGCCAGCTTGAGTCCCTCCTCACATGCAGCGAGCTCAGCCTCGAGCGGCCCATGGCAGTTTAAGAGCCATCTACAAGCGGTATAGATCACCTGGCCAGTATGGTCACGCAGGACCATGCCCGCTCCTGCGGATCCGCCGGCAGCGACATACGATCCATCAAAGTTTAGCTTGACATGATTTTCTGGCGGAGGTTCCCATGATGCCGTGACCGGACGTCTTGGCTCGCTGCTGGTGCTATGCAGTACTGCCCCTTCCAATATATTTGGTAGCTTCCCCTTGATGATATCTGCGTGCGGATACTGACTGATCATGAGTAGTGATTCCGCATAGCTGCACAAAAAACGTTTAGACACTTCAACGGGGATCATTGGCTTCTCATGGGTAAGCTCATTGTGTACATGCCACACGCGCCATAGCACCATGAGTACAAGCATGCGTTGTGTGTCGTTCAGCTCCTGTAGCAGCATTAACAACCAGTCTGGCTGTGTATTTCTGAGAgattcaataggtggtaaatccCAGACCCTTCGCATTGCGTCCCACAAGTTCTGAGCATGAGGGCATCGGACTAGAGCATGATGAGCCGTTTCTTCCTCTTGCCCGCAGATCGTACAAATACCATCCAGCTCCATGTGTCGCCGCTTCTTGCTCGCCCTAGTAGCCAGTGCCTCCCGAGCAGTTTTCCAGGCGAAGACGCGAACCTTCGCTGGAGCCCCacatctctactcctaatggacgaCTTGATGAATAGTCCGCGCGGTTTATTTTCGTTGGTTTTTTTTCGTCATCCTCCCATTTCCGTTTTATTTTCATCATCCTCCCACCTCCGTTAACTCGCTATCCTTCTGCGAAAAAACGGTGCCAAAAAAACCCAACGAtcgctccctctctctctccctcccgctGCGACCCCTCCTCTCGATCCACCCCCTCCCGCTGCgacctctctctttccctctttctcccactccaccgccgccgccccgcctcccgcTCCGCCGCCGAGAGGCTATCGAGGAGGCGGCATCGATATCCGAGAGGAGtcgcccttcgccgccgccgaGATCCCGTGCCTCTCTACAGATCCCTCTCGCTCTCCTCTTCGCCCATCCATCTGGATCGAAAGTCGAAACCCGCCTCCCCTATGTCTCTGCTGGTGCTCGACGGAAGACGAGGGCGGCTCCTCCCAGCGATTCCCCGTGGTCCTCGGCGGAGGCGACGGCTAGGTCAGTCCTCTTTCTCTGGCTCACCCAATTTGCCTGGGCCGgcgagctagggttagggttaccaGCGAGACGCCGCCGCTCCGTCATGTTGCAGGTGCTGCTATTACCCGCCGTCGGCCCCGTGTGCTTGTGGACGGCCCGTACCGATGATGTTGTTCTATGGCTGGCCGCCCTGTGTGTTCGTGCTCATGCAGCTGCAGCGAAAAGACAATGGGGTGATGGGCGCCGGGGGCGGGCATTGGCGGTCGGCGGAAGGCGCTGTGGAGGCCGGCGGCGGGAGCGGACTAAGCCGAGGTACTGCGTGTAAGAGGAGCTGATAATTTGCGTTTTCCCCGGCAGCGCGATTCATGATAGGGTAGGATCTGGTTGTGGCCTTCTTCTGCGACTTCTTGGGCTCTGTCAGCCCCAACCTCCGTTTCACCATCGACGGCAGGTACGGCCACGACCCCTCCGCCGTTGACGTCACATGGCACCTCAAAACGCAAATTATCAGCTCCGCGGAAGCTGCCGGCTGCCAGATCAGGTACGTGAACAACTGCGTCCATCCATCTTGCGAGTTAATTAGCATAAATAAATGCCCAATTTCAGTTACTTTTCAAATTCTGCAGTGCAGCCTAATGTGTGAAGCGAGAAGTTTGGATCTGGTGGTAGAAGTCCTTTGAACGTGGACAAATCAATACCAAAATTGATGTGGTTCTTACAATCTTTGTGTACAGTGTTTTTTTGAGGAGCAAGTAGGTGGAGCACACGAGTGACGTGATACTCCAAACTCTGACTGGAGACGTGATACTCCAAACTCTGACTAGACTAACTCTTAGCATCTCATAATGTGATGTCTACACGAGATGGAGCACGCCGCCTCGTCGATGCATGAGCCGGTGAGGTCTAAATCAAGCTGTGCGTGTCTTGGTGAGAATTTTTGGACTGCATTTTGTGGTTGCGAAGGAAATTGTGGGCGGTGTAGGATCTATATTGTACGTGGATTGCAATAGCTGGATTGATGGTAAGGTTTGATCAATGAACATCAACATAATTTATAGTTTGATTTAGGACTATGCATCTTCTTGCACTGATTTTCATCTCTTTGGAGTTCCCTAAAGAATCACTTTGAGTAATGCTTATTTCCCCCCAACTCTAAATTGTACCAATGAAAAGTAATTACTTTGAGCAGAGAAGAGGAGGGCAGCAAGGAGGAACATGGGGGCGTGTGGCTGGGGCGTTTCTCTTGCACTAGGGTCGGGAAGCGATTTTGCAATAGGTAGTAAGTAAGCTATTTCTTGTGAATCTTGTAAGTTTCTGCATTTTCATGTTCTAATGTTAGTATTTGTTCTTTTACAGATTTTATAGGGGGTAGAAGGAGAGTTTGTGCGAGGGTGCAGGTGCGCCGGTGGTACTGGTTGAACCCATGGAAGTTCTGAGCTCATAATTGCTATGAAATCTACACAAAAGTTTGTGATTTTGTTAACCTAACTAGAGCTTGATGTTCATGTCTGTCCTTTCTTTAGATGTTAACCTGCCATTCCTTTCTAGATGATGACTTGTTGTTCTTCTACTAAGGCGGTGCATCTAAGGTTTCTTTACTTGCTAACTGACTATTCAGTTCAACAACGGCCCATGCGGTAGAATCGAGGCTGCAACTCTGGCacttcaaagaggaaaggaaaaCATGACTACTTCATGGCGAGGTAAGGAGTGGCTTAATTGAACCTGCTACATTGAGATTGTTCAACGACTCATTTGTTAATTTTGATTTTAATTATACTGTTGAACAACTTAGAGATGTCATAATATAATTATAGAAAATATATTATGGTATATTTCCTACAGAGATCAAGCAGAGCTGATATACCGCATTTAGATAACTCTGTGCAACAGTGTGGAACTATCTGAAGTACATTTTTTCTCTTATAAAACCAATGATGAGCGAGTCCATTAGGTTTTGTTCTGTGATACAAAAGGTTGTAGACAACTTCACAAGAAAAATCATTGCAGCTTAGTCTTGACGACTACAATTTCAATTCGTTATTCCAGTCTAGCACACATGTTTTATAGACTTTCTGAAATATCTATTCTTGAACGCACGGACACTTAGCTATACTGCCACATACACCTATGAGTGTCCATGGCTTAAAAGTCTTCTCTCCATTTTTTAGATGAACTTTTTTGGACGGAGTCCAACCTCCCTGCCATATTTACATTCACGACAGTTTCTATTGATACACGCAAATCCTTTATACGCCGATGAACAATAAACAATTATGTCTTCTTTACATTCCTCCTCATATACTTTTGTGATTATGATACTCTGATTATAAGGTAGCAACTTTGTGGTCTGCAATCCATAGAAGTATACTGAATTATGATATCCATCGATCTAATTTTGTATAGGAAGTTTCAAAAACTAAAGAATCTGTGGTACATGATTTGATTTACTCATTTAGATTTTAGTAAATTGTGAACGAAAGTTTTTTGCACAAAGCCAGTGCACCACCCTTTCTACACACATCATTCATGGATTGGCAGACTAAAGGTTCTATTCCACATCTTTGGTGTAGTTCATAAATGGGCTAGAGTAAAAAATAGACCAGAATCGTTATATGCGCTTAGGGAAGTGGGATTAGATCAAGATGCTTTTTGACAAAATGAGAAATCAATGGCTCAAGGAGAGTAAGCCCAAGGAGATCATTATTGTTTTCCTTTAGTAGCTTGCCGCATAATTCATTCAAGCATATTTAGAGTGGAGCAGGAATATTCAAACAAGGAAATGTACACCATATCTGTTAGTATACATGTGACACTTTCATGTCTTTCGACTAATGATGCCTCCTACCAAGTATCACTAATAGCACATTCATCACAACATTTGTATAGCTCATTCTGGTGTAAGTCTGTCCAATTTAGAAAG is drawn from Aegilops tauschii subsp. strangulata cultivar AL8/78 chromosome 1, Aet v6.0, whole genome shotgun sequence and contains these coding sequences:
- the LOC109744168 gene encoding protein transport protein SEC23 D; the protein is MAVRATVSRFPVTQGALDECGIQWGISVTPFTAADETGQPPATAGRGDRLPRCERCWAYFNTYCDVERWGWACALCSTLNGFDDDALHRFQRPEACPELNASFIDFEMPVDVADGAGDGVLARPVYVAAVDLACSEEFLELIKSALLAALEALIPGSLFGLMTFSHKIGLYDVQGPVPVVKNVFIPPDSEEDGLAVALEDAMPLLSFLALVDTCKDQIAAALDTLRPTSSWERGAASGQEADTVLLGGRGFGTAMSSLIDYLSSEYGSTFALARVFAFLSGAPDYGDGQLDTRRYGEQYASKGEDADLALLPEQIPFYRDLAAVAVQAGVCVDIFAVTDEYTDLASLKFLSIESGGSLFLYANADDSTLPQDIYRLLSRPYAFGCVLRLRTSPDFEPGHSYGHFFPDPQYENVQHIICCDSFATYAYDFDFTHADGFSRHTEPAVVQIAFQYSVIEPVEVASGNGPQSYPRFCLKRRLRIRTLQYRPANNINEIYDSVDQEAVLHILVHKVILVSLENGVREGRNSVHDWLAILITRYNDALRSDPRTPESHIDIDFSQCPHLQMIPQFVFGLLRSPLLRLHEEGIHPDYRIYLQCLFSSLEPSSLAKAIYPLLISYSSPNKQAFPRHTLSRAALTMSESPIFLLDAFTNLVVYYSSTADPSLPFPPPHDCLLRTTINALKQDRCITPKLMIVRGGQDDSSLFENYLIEEQDVDGSGYASGNGFISFREGIRNEVAEILKEESGS